The window AAAGATAGATGCGATCCTTGACGATCGTCGGCGACGAATGACCGCGGCCCGGCACTGGGACTTTCCAAACGACATTGGTGCTGTCGCCGAACTTGATCGGCGCGCCGCCAGCCGCAATGCCGTTCCGCTGTGGCCCGCGCCACCAGGGCCAATCGGTCGTAGCCGAGAGTTTGGGAAAATCGGCGATTCCCTTTTCTTGAGCAATCGCTGCAGGAGCCAGCAACCCGGCGAGTAAGATGGCCTGCAGAAAAGAAAGAGAAAGAGCACGCGGCATGAAGCACCTGGTCGGTCTAGCGTTAGCGATCGAATCGATCATAGCTAAACGGCTCGAAGCGGCACAACCTTTCAGCGGTTGCGGATTTCAGCGCGGAGAGTCGTCGGATCAATGCGCCACTGCGTTGATCAGGCAATCGCTTCGGCTTGCTCGAGTTCGCTCAAGATCAGTCGCAGCGCTTCCACACAGCTGGACGTGGGGAGGCTGGCCGCATCGCCGCGCTCGTGTAGCACTTGCTCGGGGCTGTGCGGGAGATGGACAAACGCCGATTGCGTTTTCAGCTTTTGTTCGGCGGCGATGTGCTGCGCGAGATAGTAAATGCCGTTACACAGATAAGTGCCGGCGTGATACGACACCTGCACGGGAATATTGGCTGCGCGGATCTTCGCGGCCCAGGCCGCCAGTGGCAACGTGGTGCGATAGGCCGTTGGCCCGTCCGGCACGAGAGGCCGAAAATCCGTGGGGGATTGACCCGCTTCGCCAGCAACGTTGATGGCGAGGGCTTCGAGATGGATGTGCGAAGACCCCGGCGCCTGGCCGAGATGAATTGAGTAGTCGTAATTCGCCGACAGGTCTTCCAGCAGTTTGCCGCGAGTCTTGGCAAAATCGACGGGATAGCGGCGCGTGACGACGCGCGGCGACGTTGGCAACTCGCGCGTCAGCGCCACCAATGCTTCCCAGCTGGCATTGGTCGGCCAGCGGTCATACGGCTCAAAGGCAGTGATGAGCACGGTCTTGGGCGCGACGGCAGTCATGGGCAGTAGGTTGCTGCGGTTGCGCAGCGCTCGCAGGACGCGAAATGAATTACCAGACTATAGCTTGGATCCGAGCCGATTGCGGCGGATCGCCAGTGGAGATTCGCGTCCTTTGCCTGATCCCCGCTTTACCGTTCCCGGTAGACAATCCGACCCTTTTCGAGGTCGTACGGGCTAAGTTCAACGTTCACTTTGTCGCCAGGGACGATACGGATGAAATTCTTGCGCATCCGGCCTGCCACGTGGGCCAGCACTTCGCCACCGGTCTCAAGCTGCACGCGAAACCGCGTGTTTGCCAGCGCTTGCGTCACCACGCCGGGGACGATCAGCGCTTCTTCTTTTTCCGCCATTCACACTCTCCAAGAAAATCCAGCCAGGCGGCCTGACCGGGTATTCCCGATAATAAACTAGGTCCGCAATCACTGGCTGATAATCTGTTAGTATTACGGCAGAAATCACTTGCGTCCAGTCAGTTGGAGAGAATTCGCTTACCCGCGGCTGCCAGCAGCGGTACTTTTCTCCTTCTAAATTCGCGATTTTCCGCCCTGTTTTTCGCCCGGCGCTGGCAGCGTCGCATACGAAGTTGCATGCCCCGTCACGTTGTTGTCCGCGCCGCGAACCGCCTTCATTTCGGATTGTTCGCGCTCGCTGCCCAAAACACTGCGCAGCCCGCTGCCCAAAACGCTGCGCCGGTGGGAGCGAATGAGGAGCGAAGTTACGGCGGCGTGGGAGTGATGGTCGATTCGCCGCTGAGCCTGACTTTGAATATCAGGCCGCGTGAAGTGGTACGTAAAACGGACTCCCCGCTCGCGGAACGGATTCAGGTCTTCGCTCGCCGTTGGTCGGATTTTTATTCGCGGCCGATCGACGATGCGGAGATCTTTCTCACCAATCACGCGCCCGACCACATTGGCTTGGGAACAGGCACGCAATTGGGTTTATCGATAGCCGCCGGGCTCGCGGCTTTTTTTGATCTGCCGGTGCCGCCGATCGAAGAGTTAGTTCGCAGCGTTGGTCGCGGCACTCGTTCTGCCGTCGGCGCGTATGGTTTTTCAATGGGCGGTTTGATTGTCGATCGCGGCAAGTTGCCCGGCGAGTTCCTCGCGCCGCTCGATTGCCGTTTGGAGATGCCCGCTGACTGGCGATTCCTGCTCGTTCGTCCGCTGCAAGGAACAGGCTTGGCCGGCGAATGCGAACAGGTTGCCATGGACCAGGCCGCTCGCAATCTGGCCCCGCTCACGGAAAAGCTCGTCACCGAAGCCCGCGAGCATTTGGTTCCCGCTGCCGCGACGGGCCAGTTCGCCGACTTCGCGGCCAGCCTCGGCCGCTACTGCGAAACGGCTGGGCAGTTTTATGCCGATGTGCAAGGCGGACCATTCAACGGCCCGGTTGTCACCGCGCTCGCCGAGAGGATTCGCTCGTTGGGATACAACGGACTCGGTCAAAGCTCCTGGGGACCGACGCTGTTTGTCGCCTGCGAGAACGAATCAGCCGCTCAGTTGCTAGCGACTAAACTCCGCGGCAGCGAATCAACCGCTCCGATCGATTTCGCCATCGCCCGCATCTGCAATTCGCCGGCCAGCATCACCGTTCAATAGCCGCCACCGCCCTCGCGGCGGTCGTTCACCGGCTTCTGCACGTTCGGCAGTTCCGCGTCAGCGCCGAAAAATCCGTGAACATTCCGCCGCCGTTTGCTAGACTCAAACCTTCACGCCTAGCACCGTCGCCACTCACCACAGCGGCGAACCATTCCCACCAGGTTGGCGCATGATTTCTCACTCTTTCCTCCGTGCTGCTTCGTTGTTGTTATTCTTCGCGCTGATAACTTTTGCGCAGGCCGAAGAGCCGAAGAATTACGACGGTTGCACAGCCACCGTCGATCGGTATTTTCTTGACGAAGTATGGGCAAAGGTCGGTTCGCAAAAGTGTCTGACCTGCCACAAAGAAGGTGGCGACGCCGAAGAGAGCAAGCTGCTGCTGCTCGATCCGCAGCGAGCCGTCGGCACGGCGCAAGATGCCGCTCACCGGCACAACCAGGCCGCTTTCGCCCGCATCGCGAAGATGAAAGAAGGGAAGGACTATCGCATTCTGCAAAAGATCGTCGGCGGTCTCGACCACGGCGGTGAAGTGGTCCTCCCCGCCGATTCCACCGGCTACAAGATTGTCGCCGAATTCGTCAAACGAACGAACGACCCGCATGCCGGTTCTTCAAGCAAACCGAGCGTGGAACTTGTCGAAGAGAAGAACGCGCCGCCGTTCTTCGCCGGCGTGGCGATGCTCGACGATCGCCGGCTGTTGCGGCGAGCCACGCTCTCGCTCGCTGGTCGCTTGCCAACGACAGCCGAAGTGGAACGGGTGCAGAAAGAAGGTCTGCAAGCCGTTCCTGCGATTCTCGACGAAGTGCTGAAAGAAGATGCCTTTTACACTCGGCTGCGCGAGGGTTTCAACGATATCTTTCTGACGGTTGGTTACGACGACGGCGCCGAATCGGCGTTGGCCTACGATCACTTCAGCAAGACTCGCAACTGGACGCAGAACCACGATCTGAGCCACATCGAGAACGAGAAAGAGCGCACGCAGGCCCGCTACAAAATCTCCGATCAATATCGCGAAGCTTTGCTCCGCGAACCGATGAAGCTGGTCGAGCACATCGTTCGCAACGACCGTCCGTTCAGCGAGATCATCACGGCCGACTACATCATGATCTCGCCGTTCACCGCCCGCGGTTACGGCATTTACGATGAGCTGAAAGACAAGTTCAAAGATCCCGACGATCCGTTCGAGTTCATACCGGTCCGCCTCAAAGCCCTCGTCGGTCGAGAGAAGAGCCAGAATCAGGAATCGGCCACCGGCTTTTATCCGCACGCTGGCATCCTCAGTACCTTTCAATATCTCCGCCGTTATCCGACGACTGAAACCAATCGCAATCGCCTGCGGGCGCGAATGTACTTTCAACATTTCCTCGGCATCGACGCGCTCGAACTTGCGGCTCGAGTTTCTGATGCAGCCGCGGTGACGGCGAAGTTCGAAACGCCTACGACACAAGCGGCCGAGTGCGTGGTTTGCCACAAAACAATCGATCCGATCGCCAGCCTCTTTCAGGATTACTACCACTTCGAAGGCGTGTACGGCCGGCGAAAAGGAGGCTGGTACAAAGACATGTTCCAAGCGGGCTTTGAGGGAGAAGAGATGCCCGCCGAAGAGCGTTGGCGGTCGCTCCCCTGGTTGGGCGAGCGCACGGTGAAGGATCCGCGGTTCGCGGTCGCGATGGTCGAGCATGTCTATTACATTCTCACCGGCCGCAAAGTGCTGCTGCCGCCCAAGGATCTCGACGATCCGCTCTTCACGGCCAAACGGCGGGCTTATCAAGAGCAACGCAAACTGATTGAGAACACCGCGCAGAAGTTTGCTGGCAACAACTTCAATCTCAAGGGCGCATTCAAGGATCTGGTGGTTTCGGACTTCTATCGAGCGGATGGTTTAGCAACTTCCATCGGCGATCCCGCCCGCCGCGCCGAGCTCGATGACATCGGCCTGGTGCATTTGCTCACGCCGGAGCAAGTCGAACGCAAAACCGGCGCGATCTTCGGTCAACCCTGGGGCCGCCTGCGCGAACAGATGGCCATGCTCTACGGCGGCATCGATTCGAAAGAAGTTACTGAACGGGCCGCCGATCCGAGCGGCGCGATGGGCGCGATTCAACGCATCCTGTCCAACGACATTGCTTGCCGGCAGGTGCTGAAGGATTTTGCTCGTCCGGCGAGCGAGCGTTTGCTCTTTCCGCATATCGAAGCGACCGTGTTGCCCGGCGAAAGCGACGACGGAGACAAACAAATCCGCCAGGCCCTCGTGGAATTGCACGAACGAATCCTCGGCCAATACCTCGCCGTCGACTCGGCCGAGATCGATCGATCGTTCAAGCTATTCGCCGGTGTCGTGGGCGATGCGAAGGATCGCAAGGGAGTCGAAAAAGTCGAAGCCTATCACTGCCGCACTCACGTCCCCGATGCGCCGAAGGATCCGGAATACACAATCCGCGCTTGGCGCAGCGTGGTGACCTATTTGCTGCGTCGACAGGAATTTTTGTACGAGTGATTCCATTGTCGTCGTTCGCTCCGCGAACGATGTATCGAGGTTGAACGGCGATTGGCACCGAAACGAGCCCCGCGAGTTTCGGATTTTGGCGAGAAGTGGTAGCACTAGAAATGGCCCGCGTTAGTCGTTCGCGGAGCGAACGACGACAATGAGTCCAACGAAAGACCAACCATGCGACGAGATTTTTTGAAGCTCTGCGGCCTCGCCGGACTAGGCCTCGCGCTGCCGTATCAACATCCCGACGCTCGCGCTGCCGAAGCAGACCAAGGCTACGCCGGCCCGTATTACATCGTGTTCAACGCCTCGGGCGGTTGGGATACGACGTACCTGATGGATCCCAAGGGGATCAACGAGATCAATCGCCTCTACAAAGAGGGCGACATTCTCACCAAGGGAAATCACAAGTACGCGCCGACGGCTGCTCACAAAAACGGTGGCCTGAGCAACGAGGATTTCTACGAAAAGTTCGGCGACGAACTGATGGTCTTCAACGGCCTCGATTACTCGGTGAACAACCATTCGCCGGGCGCTCGCTACATGGCCACCGGCAAGCTCGACAGCATGGCATATCCCACGTTCGCTGCGCTCGTCGCCGGTTGCCAGGGACCGACGTGCCCGCTCGCGTTTCTCACGTTCGGCAACTATTCGAACACCGGCAACGTCGTCGCTATGTCGCGCGTGCCGTATTTGCCGTCGCTGCAAAAGATCGCGCTGGCCGATGCGATCGAAGGGAATGCCCGCTCGCCGTATCACGATCAGTTCGCGCTCGATCGCATTGAGCAGGCCCTCGCCGAGCAGAACGAAATCGATGCTGCGCAGGCCCGTTTGCCG is drawn from Anatilimnocola floriformis and contains these coding sequences:
- a CDS encoding pyroglutamyl-peptidase I codes for the protein MTAVAPKTVLITAFEPYDRWPTNASWEALVALTRELPTSPRVVTRRYPVDFAKTRGKLLEDLSANYDYSIHLGQAPGSSHIHLEALAINVAGEAGQSPTDFRPLVPDGPTAYRTTLPLAAWAAKIRAANIPVQVSYHAGTYLCNGIYYLAQHIAAEQKLKTQSAFVHLPHSPEQVLHERGDAASLPTSSCVEALRLILSELEQAEAIA
- the infA gene encoding translation initiation factor IF-1, which codes for MAEKEEALIVPGVVTQALANTRFRVQLETGGEVLAHVAGRMRKNFIRIVPGDKVNVELSPYDLEKGRIVYRER
- a CDS encoding DUF1592 domain-containing protein produces the protein MISHSFLRAASLLLFFALITFAQAEEPKNYDGCTATVDRYFLDEVWAKVGSQKCLTCHKEGGDAEESKLLLLDPQRAVGTAQDAAHRHNQAAFARIAKMKEGKDYRILQKIVGGLDHGGEVVLPADSTGYKIVAEFVKRTNDPHAGSSSKPSVELVEEKNAPPFFAGVAMLDDRRLLRRATLSLAGRLPTTAEVERVQKEGLQAVPAILDEVLKEDAFYTRLREGFNDIFLTVGYDDGAESALAYDHFSKTRNWTQNHDLSHIENEKERTQARYKISDQYREALLREPMKLVEHIVRNDRPFSEIITADYIMISPFTARGYGIYDELKDKFKDPDDPFEFIPVRLKALVGREKSQNQESATGFYPHAGILSTFQYLRRYPTTETNRNRLRARMYFQHFLGIDALELAARVSDAAAVTAKFETPTTQAAECVVCHKTIDPIASLFQDYYHFEGVYGRRKGGWYKDMFQAGFEGEEMPAEERWRSLPWLGERTVKDPRFAVAMVEHVYYILTGRKVLLPPKDLDDPLFTAKRRAYQEQRKLIENTAQKFAGNNFNLKGAFKDLVVSDFYRADGLATSIGDPARRAELDDIGLVHLLTPEQVERKTGAIFGQPWGRLREQMAMLYGGIDSKEVTERAADPSGAMGAIQRILSNDIACRQVLKDFARPASERLLFPHIEATVLPGESDDGDKQIRQALVELHERILGQYLAVDSAEIDRSFKLFAGVVGDAKDRKGVEKVEAYHCRTHVPDAPKDPEYTIRAWRSVVTYLLRRQEFLYE
- a CDS encoding DUF1501 domain-containing protein, which produces MRRDFLKLCGLAGLGLALPYQHPDARAAEADQGYAGPYYIVFNASGGWDTTYLMDPKGINEINRLYKEGDILTKGNHKYAPTAAHKNGGLSNEDFYEKFGDELMVFNGLDYSVNNHSPGARYMATGKLDSMAYPTFAALVAGCQGPTCPLAFLTFGNYSNTGNVVAMSRVPYLPSLQKIALADAIEGNARSPYHDQFALDRIEQALAEQNEIDAAQARLPRVERAQSMLYAAQVNSKALQRVTQYVPDKVPKERLSQQAEIALSSFKAGVCVSANLSIGQFDSHANNDPDQMKLLPEFLEGIAYVLRRAEELKIREQLVVIVQSEMGRTPSYNKGNGKDHWSIGSIMFLGKGIKGNRVLGATDEKQFGVNIDAKSLALDKDNGIRIRPEHIHTALREFAGIAEHPFAKKFPLGVVEKERLQGFWG